Proteins found in one Coffea eugenioides isolate CCC68of chromosome 5, Ceug_1.0, whole genome shotgun sequence genomic segment:
- the LOC113771335 gene encoding putative nuclease HARBI1: MSDPGDGQGTSSSSDEDDLLFATGAALLFGPHAEPYGGPIQKVPCRTSALSGRGWVEEVMSGHHTRIMDATRLNIDSFMQLCSLLAECEFVPQHHQKRVTIEETLAMTLVMMSHNMRMRMIADRFNHSMETDCVGAIDGTHIPACVPRRQQAAYTNRHGVQSQNILAVCDHDMRFIYVYAGWEGSAHDARVLDGVLTGPNHFPVPPTGKYYLVDSVYRNLPGFLPPYRGRQADFCDHRRGRFATAKELFNYRHSALRNVIERSFGVLKRRFATLPGAVPNYMMTTQINVVIACCAVHNFIRDQ; encoded by the exons ATGAGCGATCCCGGTGATGGCCAGGGCACGAGCTCGTCTTCGGACGAAGATGATCTCCTATTTGCTACTGGTGCTGCGCTATTATTTGGACCACATGCAGAACCATACGGAGGTCCAATCCAAAAGGTGCCTTGCAGGACGTCTGCATTATCAGGACGTGGCTGGGTTGAAGAAGTGATGTCAGGCCACCATACACGAATTATGGACGCAACAAGGTTAAATATTGATTCTTTCATGCAGTTGTGCTCGCTCTTGGCCGAATGTGAATTTGTTCCCCAACATCATCAGAAACGGGTTACAATAGAGGAGACACTTGCGATGACATTGGTCATGATGAGCCACAATATGAGAATGCGTATGATTGCTGACCGATTTAACCATTCCATGGAGACG GACTGCGTTGGGGCTATTGATGGGACTCATATACCTGCTTGTGTTCCAAGAAGACAGCAAGCGGCATACACAAATAGGCATGGTGTACAATCGCAAAATATTCTGGCTGTATGCGACCATGATATGCgatttatatatgtgtatgCCGGATGGGAGGGAAGTGCACATGATGCCCGAGTCTTGGATGGGGTTTTGACCGGCCCAAATCACTTTCCTGTGCCACCTACAG GAAAATATTATTTAGTTGACTCCGTGTATCGAAACTTGCCCGGTTTCTTACCACCGTATAGGGGACGCCAAGCGGATTTTTGTGATCACAGGAGGGGGAGATTTGCAACTGCGAAAGAACTTTTTAATTATCGACACTCTGCACTACGGAATGTCATAGAGCGAAGTTTCGGTGTCCTTAAAAGGAGATTTGCCACTTTACCGGGAGCCGTTCCAAACTACATGATGACAACACAGATAAATGTAGTTATTGCATGTTGTGCCGTGCATAACTTCATTAGGGATCAATAA